Sequence from the Stenotrophomonas sp. 364 genome:
GAGTGCCCGCTATCCTTACACTGGAGTGCGCATTGTCCGTCACGACCCGCATCAACCAGGCGCCACCGGCGCTGGCTGCGTAGAGCCCAGCCTATGCGCGCGCGCGCCATGTCGCCCGTGAGCAGTCATCGCCTGAACCCTAGAGCCACGGCGGGACACCTAGAACTGCAAACATCGTTAGGACAAATATCGTGGAGATGCCACCGAGCACCATCCAACGCCGTCGCATGTGCGGCAGCGCGTTCTCGTTGGCCAGGCGTTGTGCCGGTGTTGGTGCACGAATCTTGTAGGCGCTGGAATCAACGGGCAGCGCCATTTCTTCCGCAATCTCTTCGGGCCACTGAGGTCGAGGCGCCGTACGGGATATCCATAGTCCAGCGCGCTCGAACCAATACATGGTGCCCCCGACAAAGCCAACATAGAGCCTCGAGAATATTCCGGGAACCACACGGTGGTTCTCATCAACCAAACTGCCAAAGAGAAAGCGGTCCATGCGCGCCAGATCCGCCTTCGGATCGTCTATTGCAGGCAGCGCCTCAACGGGCGGAAGCTCCTCTGGCGTGCGGTCCATGTAGCAACGGATGAACTCCCAAATTCGTTCCGGCGTCTCGATACTACGCTGCGGCTGTGAAAGCGGCAGGTACCAGCGAATACGGCGACTACCCGGCACGAGGTCGACAATCGCCAACACGTATGCTGTCGATCCACCTGCCGTGCTATACATCCTGGCAATCATGCTTACCGGCTGAACATCATCGTAGGGCAGGGAAATCCACCCGTCCTTTCTATTCATCCAGTAATAAAAACGACGAAACTTCTTACTGAGTACGACAGGGGGCGACACCTTGCTGCGAAGGGAGATATACGCCCAGCCGAAGAAGCCAGACCCTAGAAATGCGATTATGATCAATGCAAACAGCTGCTCAACAACAAACCCTGAGTCATTGTACAGGCTATCCAGGATCAAAGCGGAACCAAGCATGCTTAGAATGGCAAATCCAATTACTGAGCCAAACACTAAGCCAAAACCTCTATTCGATGCTTGAAGATTTGGAGTAAACAGAATGTACCTATCATTCA
This genomic interval carries:
- a CDS encoding DUF6708 domain-containing protein, translated to MKKAVRDLVLGMKELPEKGGYWGLLLNTKTSSVGLEPASAKAFQSVNDRYILFTPNLQASNRGFGLVFGSVIGFAILSMLGSALILDSLYNDSGFVVEQLFALIIIAFLGSGFFGWAYISLRSKVSPPVVLSKKFRRFYYWMNRKDGWISLPYDDVQPVSMIARMYSTAGGSTAYVLAIVDLVPGSRRIRWYLPLSQPQRSIETPERIWEFIRCYMDRTPEELPPVEALPAIDDPKADLARMDRFLFGSLVDENHRVVPGIFSRLYVGFVGGTMYWFERAGLWISRTAPRPQWPEEIAEEMALPVDSSAYKIRAPTPAQRLANENALPHMRRRWMVLGGISTIFVLTMFAVLGVPPWL